Proteins encoded within one genomic window of Nitrospira sp.:
- a CDS encoding RNA-binding protein codes for MGSKIYVGGLPYSATXXXQQLSDLFAAHGAVASARIITDKFTGQSRGFGFVEMSADAEAQAAITALNGAEMGGRTLTVNEARPQEPRTGGGGGGGRGGFGGGGGRSGSGGGKRDRW; via the coding sequence ATGGGTTCGAAGATCTATGTCGGTGGGTTGCCCTATTCGGCGACNNNNNNNNNNCAGCAATTGAGTGACTTATTCGCGGCCCATGGCGCAGTCGCCTCGGCGAGGATTATTACGGATAAGTTCACTGGCCAATCCCGTGGGTTCGGCTTTGTGGAGATGTCCGCAGACGCTGAAGCCCAAGCTGCTATCACGGCTCTCAATGGGGCAGAGATGGGTGGTCGGACTCTAACAGTCAATGAAGCACGTCCGCAGGAACCGCGCACTGGCGGCGGCGGTGGTGGGGGACGTGGTGGATTCGGTGGAGGCGGTGGTCGGAGCGGTAGCGGTGGTGGAAAGCGCGATCGCTGGTAA
- a CDS encoding ABC transporter permease yields the protein MKLYRVTALLVRHLYLYRRSLPRIMEIFYWPFLDLVIWGFITLYLARYQSQVPGFVTFFLGALILWDMLFRSQQGITIAFLEELWARNLMNLFASPLKPSEFLTATMAMSIMKVTVVSIVMAGSALLFYSYNILIVGIWLMPFVLNLVITGWIIGVLTTSLIMRFGQEAEVLAWSMVFLFQPISCVFYPLEVLPTWLQMIAWANPAAHIFEGMRTVLSGGASPLGNLAWAVCLNGAFLVVVVAWFYRTIAYCKEHGLLVRVGE from the coding sequence ATGAAACTGTACCGCGTCACGGCATTGCTCGTCCGGCATCTCTATCTCTATCGACGTAGTTTGCCCCGCATTATGGAAATCTTCTACTGGCCCTTTCTGGATCTCGTGATCTGGGGGTTTATCACGCTCTACCTCGCTCGATACCAAAGCCAGGTTCCAGGATTCGTGACCTTTTTTTTGGGCGCATTGATTCTCTGGGACATGTTGTTCCGATCGCAACAGGGGATCACGATTGCCTTTCTCGAAGAGCTCTGGGCGCGTAACTTGATGAACCTGTTTGCCAGCCCGCTGAAACCGAGCGAGTTTCTGACCGCCACGATGGCCATGAGCATAATGAAAGTGACGGTCGTGTCGATTGTCATGGCGGGTAGTGCTCTTCTTTTTTATTCGTACAACATCCTGATTGTCGGAATATGGCTCATGCCGTTCGTGCTCAATTTGGTCATTACCGGTTGGATTATCGGCGTGTTGACGACCTCACTGATTATGAGATTCGGACAAGAAGCCGAAGTACTTGCTTGGAGCATGGTGTTTCTCTTTCAGCCGATCTCCTGTGTCTTCTATCCACTGGAGGTCTTGCCCACATGGCTGCAGATGATTGCATGGGCAAATCCAGCGGCACATATCTTTGAGGGCATGCGGACCGTCTTGAGTGGAGGGGCCTCGCCCCTTGGGAATCTTGCCTGGGCCGTGTGTCTGAACGGGGCGTTCCTTGTGGTCGTCGTTGCATGGTTCTATAGGACGATCGCCTATTGTAAGGAGCACGGGCTCTTGGTTCGAGTCGGGGAGTGA
- a CDS encoding ABC transporter ATP-binding protein: protein MAIPVLKASTLTKRFGDFVAVNEVSFEIRQGEILGLLGPNGAGKTTTIQMLLGLVTPTAGSIHMFGLDLSTHREEILQQVNFSSTYISMPQALTVEENLSVVARLYGISDRARRVNDIIKKLEMEEFRSKITRKLSSGQMTRLTLAKAFLTEPRILFLDEPTASLDPDIAEKIRLLLKEERRASGLSILYTSHNMREMEEMSDRIIFLQRGRIVAEGTAREIIDRFGKADLEEVFLKFAREQRQAS from the coding sequence ATGGCTATCCCAGTACTGAAAGCGTCAACTCTGACCAAGCGGTTCGGCGACTTTGTGGCGGTCAATGAGGTTTCTTTTGAGATCAGACAGGGGGAAATTCTCGGACTCTTGGGCCCGAACGGAGCCGGGAAGACCACCACCATTCAGATGCTCTTGGGACTCGTGACCCCGACGGCTGGTTCCATCCACATGTTCGGGCTGGATCTCTCGACTCATCGCGAAGAGATTCTGCAGCAGGTCAACTTCTCGTCCACCTACATCTCTATGCCTCAGGCGCTCACGGTAGAAGAGAATTTAAGCGTTGTTGCGCGTCTCTACGGGATTTCAGATAGAGCGCGGCGCGTGAACGACATCATCAAAAAACTGGAGATGGAAGAGTTTCGCAGCAAGATTACCCGCAAGCTGTCGTCAGGGCAGATGACGAGACTGACATTGGCAAAGGCGTTCCTGACAGAACCGCGCATTCTGTTTCTTGACGAGCCGACGGCGAGTTTGGATCCCGATATTGCGGAGAAGATCAGGTTGTTGCTGAAAGAAGAACGGCGAGCATCCGGACTGAGCATCCTCTATACGTCTCATAACATGCGTGAGATGGAAGAAATGTCGGATCGCATTATTTTTCTTCAGCGTGGACGCATTGTGGCAGAGGGAACGGCACGGGAAATTATCGATCGATTCGGGAAAGCGGATTTGGAGGAGGTCTTCTTGAAGTTTGCACGGGAGCAGCGGCAGGCATCATGA
- a CDS encoding cytochrome C — MSWKPKATLLLILVIGAMALVGTAIPLTDHPTFCAGCHTIAPAYESWAKSSHKDVTCVACHVRPGVQGWLSDKVVAGVRDTAIYVFGTPTDAHNLKAKVDSGVCLSCHRHILRVSETAPRDLPSPVNEVGLVMKHRQHMEAFSVRGQDEGCTTCHSGVVHDAPIKGYPIVIPRGHVSADSQPWHPTHPEGSYLRERALSDCFRCHDGKAQYGGNVLDRKCETCHIPEKITGTLLFN, encoded by the coding sequence ATGAGCTGGAAGCCTAAGGCCACGCTGCTGTTGATCCTCGTCATCGGAGCGATGGCTCTGGTTGGAACCGCGATACCGCTTACTGATCACCCGACGTTCTGCGCAGGATGCCACACGATTGCCCCTGCGTATGAGAGCTGGGCCAAGTCTTCTCATAAAGACGTTACCTGTGTTGCCTGTCATGTGAGGCCTGGTGTGCAAGGCTGGTTGTCCGATAAGGTCGTGGCGGGAGTCAGAGATACAGCCATCTACGTCTTTGGAACGCCGACCGACGCGCACAATCTCAAGGCCAAGGTGGATTCCGGAGTCTGTCTCAGTTGCCACCGTCATATCCTGCGTGTGTCCGAGACGGCGCCGCGGGATCTTCCATCACCAGTGAATGAGGTGGGGTTGGTCATGAAGCATCGCCAACATATGGAGGCGTTCAGCGTCCGTGGACAGGATGAAGGTTGTACGACCTGTCATTCTGGGGTTGTGCACGATGCCCCCATCAAGGGGTATCCCATTGTCATTCCACGCGGACATGTCTCGGCCGACAGCCAGCCGTGGCACCCGACTCATCCGGAGGGCTCCTATCTTCGCGAGAGGGCACTCAGTGACTGTTTCCGCTGCCATGATGGGAAGGCGCAGTATGGCGGGAACGTGTTGGACCGAAAATGCGAGACCTGTCATATCCCGGAGAAGATCACCGGCACCTTGTTGTTCAATTGA
- the mobB gene encoding molybdopterin-guanine dinucleotide biosynthesis protein B, protein MSIPIVSFIGRSNSGKTTLIERLIPELVKAGYRVATVKHAGHGFDLDTEGKDSWRHKRAGASSVVVVSKGSLALFADVSEQLKVEEVRDRFVDASYDLIIAEGWKSEGYPKIIIVRDQLGEISYSPDGLLAVVSDKPITLPVPVLHLDDVAGVAAILIKHFPRRRREHELEA, encoded by the coding sequence ATGTCCATTCCAATTGTTTCGTTTATCGGTCGGTCGAACAGCGGCAAAACGACCTTGATCGAACGCCTCATCCCCGAGTTGGTCAAGGCCGGGTACCGGGTGGCGACGGTGAAGCATGCCGGCCACGGGTTTGATCTTGATACGGAAGGAAAGGATAGTTGGCGTCATAAACGTGCCGGCGCCAGTAGTGTCGTGGTGGTCTCGAAGGGGAGCCTTGCCTTGTTTGCCGATGTGTCTGAACAGCTGAAGGTGGAGGAAGTACGAGATCGTTTCGTGGATGCGTCCTACGACCTCATTATCGCCGAAGGGTGGAAAAGCGAAGGGTACCCGAAGATCATCATCGTTCGTGATCAGCTCGGTGAAATTTCATACTCTCCTGACGGTCTTCTGGCGGTGGTCTCCGACAAGCCGATTACCCTGCCTGTGCCGGTGCTTCATCTGGACGATGTGGCTGGGGTCGCCGCCATTTTGATCAAACATTTCCCCCGTAGACGACGGGAGCATGAGCTGGAAGCCTAA
- a CDS encoding molybdopterin molybdotransferase MoeA — protein MTGLTQLYDAQKVVLDAAPSLGLEKVSILDALGRVLGEDIVAERDNPPWDNSAMDGFAVRWEDIKQEHAIQKPVTLSVIEDVPAGTMPSKAVGPGQAIRIMTGAPIPRGADTVIKVEDTEQAPDLVRVFLAEPKGANIRPQGEDVKKGDCIIAKGTRIRPGEVGMLAILAKSFVFVHQRPRVAILSTGDELADLDERFSEEKIINSNSYGIAAAVQEAGGIPFLLGIARDTPAALKEKISQGLNADILVLSGGVSMGDYDFTKAVFRELGAEMNFWKLAIRPGQPLAFGKIQGKLAFGLPGNPVSSMVTFEQLVRPALLKMSGCRSYGRPVVQAKFQERFSKRGDRRHFLRGILTSEDGVFKVRTTGAQGSGMLTSMVKANCLIDVPVDVERLNPGDEVSVQLLSGEAWPAKTEHGHTEAHRLSCC, from the coding sequence ATGACCGGATTGACCCAACTCTACGATGCGCAAAAGGTGGTGCTCGATGCTGCGCCGTCGTTGGGTCTTGAAAAAGTCTCGATTCTAGACGCCTTGGGCCGTGTCCTCGGTGAAGACATTGTCGCTGAGCGCGATAATCCGCCGTGGGATAACTCAGCCATGGATGGGTTTGCCGTCAGATGGGAAGATATCAAGCAGGAGCACGCCATTCAGAAACCAGTCACGCTCTCGGTCATTGAGGATGTTCCTGCCGGGACCATGCCTTCAAAAGCCGTCGGTCCTGGTCAGGCCATCCGGATCATGACCGGGGCCCCGATCCCCCGAGGGGCGGATACGGTCATAAAAGTCGAGGATACGGAACAGGCGCCTGATTTGGTCCGCGTGTTTCTGGCGGAGCCCAAGGGGGCTAACATTAGGCCGCAGGGAGAAGACGTGAAGAAAGGGGACTGCATCATCGCCAAAGGCACCAGAATTCGTCCTGGCGAGGTCGGGATGTTGGCGATCCTTGCCAAGTCGTTTGTGTTTGTCCACCAGCGGCCACGGGTGGCGATTCTATCGACCGGTGATGAGCTGGCTGACTTGGATGAGCGGTTCAGCGAGGAGAAGATCATCAACTCGAACAGCTATGGGATCGCTGCGGCTGTGCAGGAAGCGGGAGGCATTCCGTTCTTACTCGGCATCGCTCGCGATACACCGGCGGCGCTCAAAGAAAAAATTTCTCAGGGGCTGAATGCGGATATTCTGGTGTTGTCAGGCGGCGTCTCGATGGGGGACTATGATTTCACCAAAGCGGTGTTCCGTGAGCTCGGCGCCGAGATGAATTTCTGGAAACTCGCCATCCGGCCTGGGCAGCCGCTGGCCTTCGGGAAGATCCAGGGCAAGCTCGCATTCGGTCTCCCAGGCAACCCAGTTTCCTCAATGGTGACCTTCGAGCAGTTGGTGAGACCCGCGTTACTCAAAATGAGCGGGTGTCGGAGCTATGGGCGTCCGGTGGTTCAAGCCAAATTCCAGGAACGATTTTCCAAGCGTGGCGATCGTCGGCATTTCCTGCGCGGCATACTCACGAGCGAAGACGGTGTGTTCAAGGTTCGAACGACTGGAGCCCAGGGGTCCGGTATGCTCACCTCTATGGTCAAGGCGAATTGTCTCATCGATGTGCCGGTGGACGTTGAGCGGCTCAATCCTGGCGACGAGGTGTCGGTTCAGTTATTGAGCGGTGAGGCATGGCCTGCGAAAACCGAGCATGGGCATACCGAGGCCCATCGGCTCTCCTGCTGCTAG
- a CDS encoding Mrp/NBP35 family ATP-binding protein encodes MWACAICDENERCQKDKEGHSRWLVAKRMERIEHKVLIMSNKGGVGKSTCTTNIAVSLALKGWHVGICDMDIHGPNIPKMVGAEGQKLKVSTSGGIIPFQAYNLKIASMSFLLQNSDDPIIWRDAYKYEFINQLLGGVDWQDLNFLLIDLPPGTGNESVTTIDLLGSVSGAVIVTTPQEVALLDSRKSVTFCKDSEVPIVGIVENMSGLECPHCHAQIDVFRKGGGEASALDMGVPFLGRIPLDPDVVTQSDAGEPFALFNSDSPTAEAYHQIANQVEAFCKKSASLLKVGRTTTGLLKGDH; translated from the coding sequence ATGTGGGCCTGTGCTATCTGCGACGAAAACGAGCGATGCCAGAAGGATAAAGAAGGACATAGCCGATGGCTGGTCGCCAAGCGGATGGAGCGCATCGAGCACAAAGTGCTCATCATGAGCAATAAGGGCGGTGTGGGGAAAAGCACCTGCACGACCAACATTGCGGTGAGCCTCGCGCTCAAGGGATGGCATGTCGGAATCTGTGATATGGATATTCATGGTCCGAACATTCCGAAAATGGTTGGTGCGGAAGGTCAGAAGCTCAAGGTCAGCACGTCCGGGGGGATTATTCCCTTTCAAGCCTACAATTTGAAGATCGCCTCGATGTCGTTTCTGTTGCAGAACTCGGATGACCCAATTATCTGGCGCGATGCCTACAAGTACGAATTCATCAATCAGCTGCTCGGAGGGGTCGATTGGCAGGATTTGAACTTTCTCCTGATCGATCTCCCGCCGGGAACCGGAAACGAGTCGGTCACGACCATTGATCTGCTCGGCTCGGTGAGCGGCGCCGTGATTGTCACGACGCCACAGGAAGTGGCGCTGCTTGATTCCCGAAAGTCGGTGACGTTTTGTAAGGATAGCGAGGTGCCGATCGTCGGGATCGTGGAAAACATGAGTGGGCTCGAGTGTCCACATTGTCATGCTCAGATTGATGTCTTCAGAAAGGGTGGTGGGGAAGCGTCCGCGCTTGATATGGGCGTCCCATTTTTGGGACGGATTCCACTCGATCCCGATGTGGTGACACAGTCAGATGCGGGTGAACCCTTTGCCCTGTTCAACTCTGACTCGCCGACGGCAGAAGCGTACCACCAGATCGCCAATCAGGTTGAAGCCTTCTGTAAAAAGAGTGCCTCGTTGCTGAAAGTGGGGCGGACGACGACAGGATTGCTGAAGGGAGATCATTAG
- the tatC gene encoding twin-arginine translocase subunit TatC, whose translation MPVMEHLVEFQVRLTRAVIALAVVFMGTFFYADALVKWLRVPLQNMFVPSQLTWEPTDLPTVPFVFLAPAEALWQNVKVAGLFAIVLAMPYLLYEIWRFVVPGLHAQERRFVGPFVCVSALAFYAGVGFSFFFILPFALNFLISYGVNAGFVPQISIAQYVGFALWFLTVFGLIFEVPLAITLMAKLGWVDAPFLIQYWKWALLGSFIIAAILTPTPDPFNQMLMAGPMFLLYWVGIFGAKVFGKKAAAENQQAGVPTVAMAGVGAGGTTSGMSMPKSSGDDYVGVPGGRHH comes from the coding sequence TGGCGGTCGTGTTCATGGGGACGTTTTTTTATGCCGATGCGCTGGTCAAATGGCTGCGGGTTCCGCTCCAGAACATGTTCGTGCCGAGCCAATTAACTTGGGAACCGACCGATTTGCCAACGGTGCCGTTTGTCTTTCTTGCGCCGGCGGAGGCCCTCTGGCAGAACGTCAAGGTCGCGGGGCTGTTTGCTATTGTGCTTGCCATGCCGTATCTCCTGTATGAGATCTGGCGGTTCGTCGTTCCGGGACTGCATGCTCAGGAGCGACGGTTTGTCGGGCCGTTTGTCTGTGTGAGCGCGTTGGCCTTCTACGCCGGGGTCGGGTTCTCGTTTTTTTTCATTCTTCCCTTCGCCTTGAATTTTTTGATTTCGTACGGAGTGAACGCGGGATTCGTGCCGCAAATCTCGATCGCCCAGTATGTCGGGTTTGCCCTGTGGTTCTTGACGGTCTTTGGACTAATTTTTGAAGTGCCGCTGGCCATCACTCTCATGGCCAAGTTGGGCTGGGTCGATGCGCCGTTCCTGATTCAGTATTGGAAGTGGGCGTTGTTAGGATCGTTTATCATCGCCGCGATTCTGACGCCTACGCCGGACCCCTTTAATCAGATGTTGATGGCTGGCCCCATGTTTCTTCTTTACTGGGTCGGCATCTTCGGCGCGAAGGTATTTGGCAAGAAGGCAGCTGCTGAAAATCAGCAGGCAGGTGTTCCGACAGTCGCCATGGCCGGGGTAGGGGCCGGGGGAACTACTTCGGGCATGTCGATGCCGAAATCTTCGGGTGATGATTATGTCGGCGTTCCCGGAGGGCGACACCACTAA